From Haloglomus litoreum, the proteins below share one genomic window:
- a CDS encoding CaiB/BaiF CoA transferase family protein, with protein sequence MTDENDAGTPRSREGPLDGLRVVDFSGMVAGGFATMTLADFGADVVAVEHPESGDPIRDWGPFDPESGISLWWKALARGKRCVTCDLSTPEGHALALDLVETADVVVENFRPGTMERWNLSHDDLREVNPGVVMVRISGYGQTGPRAEQPGFGTVAEAISGFAHVNGFPDREPLLPPIPLADMAAGHYAVQAAMFALFEREIGPDGDGSGEGQVVDVSLYESLFRMFPGDVEAHDRLGQVRERRGNHHSNAAPRNVYEAADGYVALSASAQSIFENLAETVGHPELLDDERFATNDARVEHADELDEYIAPYIAERTVEEAIDDLGAGDAVVAPVYDVSDVFEDEQYAARDTLVEVDDEDVGEIATHGVVPRLTRTPGGVEHLGPRRGQHNEAVYGEELGLDGETIDDLREQGVI encoded by the coding sequence ATGACCGACGAGAACGACGCCGGGACGCCACGGTCCCGGGAGGGACCGCTCGACGGGCTCCGAGTGGTGGACTTCTCCGGGATGGTCGCCGGCGGCTTCGCGACGATGACGCTCGCGGATTTCGGCGCCGACGTGGTCGCCGTCGAACACCCCGAATCGGGCGACCCCATCCGTGACTGGGGGCCGTTCGACCCCGAGTCGGGGATTTCGCTGTGGTGGAAGGCACTCGCCCGTGGGAAGCGCTGCGTGACCTGTGACCTCTCGACGCCCGAGGGCCACGCGCTCGCGCTCGACCTCGTGGAAACCGCCGACGTGGTCGTCGAGAACTTCCGGCCGGGGACGATGGAGCGCTGGAACCTCTCGCACGACGACCTCCGCGAGGTCAACCCCGGCGTCGTGATGGTCCGGATCTCCGGGTACGGACAGACCGGGCCGCGGGCCGAGCAGCCGGGCTTCGGAACGGTCGCGGAGGCCATCTCCGGGTTCGCCCACGTCAACGGGTTCCCCGACCGTGAGCCACTGCTGCCGCCGATTCCGCTGGCCGACATGGCCGCCGGCCACTACGCCGTGCAGGCTGCGATGTTCGCGCTGTTCGAGCGCGAGATCGGCCCGGACGGTGATGGGAGCGGCGAGGGACAGGTCGTCGACGTCTCACTGTACGAGTCCCTGTTCCGGATGTTCCCGGGCGACGTGGAGGCCCACGACCGGCTCGGGCAGGTCCGCGAGCGCCGGGGCAACCACCACAGCAACGCCGCCCCGCGGAACGTCTACGAGGCGGCGGACGGCTACGTCGCGCTGTCGGCCTCGGCCCAGTCCATCTTCGAGAACCTCGCCGAGACCGTCGGGCACCCGGAGCTGCTGGACGACGAGCGGTTCGCCACCAACGACGCCCGGGTCGAGCACGCCGACGAACTCGACGAGTACATCGCCCCGTACATCGCCGAACGGACCGTCGAGGAGGCCATCGACGACCTCGGCGCCGGCGATGCGGTCGTCGCACCGGTATACGACGTGAGCGACGTTTTCGAGGACGAGCAGTACGCCGCACGCGACACCCTCGTCGAGGTGGACGACGAGGACGTGGGGGAGATAGCGACCCACGGCGTGGTTCCACGGCTGACGCGGACGCCCGGGGGGGTAGAGCACCTCGGACCACGTCGAGGCCAGCACAACGAGGCCGTCTACGGTGAGGAGCTGGGGCTGGACGGGGAGACAATCGACGACCTCCGGGAGCAGGGAGTCATCTGA
- a CDS encoding TrmB family transcriptional regulator, translating into MADRDGTDVFDALDLTEYEETALSNLLRLGRTTAPNLAEATGIPKARIYGVLDALADQGFVKVIPGRPKEYQSRAPAEIVDRAKENRRQAYESAAKELEAGREAFLAEFGPQFDSATEDVRPAEELFHVVDVGEPSESETRRLYHEAEREVRVLTKSWEYLDSVAPALADALDRGLGVRVLFLHPDRLSGENRRIQAGIVDRLHEEFPGVDFRFATGTLPWRGTLTDPPTDAGGRGDEPGGEAIFLVEEPDVPNHMRQAAITENESFVAGLKRFFDLVWEHESVPSRGE; encoded by the coding sequence ATGGCCGACCGGGACGGAACGGACGTCTTCGACGCGCTCGACCTGACGGAGTACGAGGAGACGGCGCTCTCGAACCTGCTCCGGCTCGGGCGGACGACCGCGCCGAACCTCGCGGAGGCCACCGGCATCCCGAAGGCGCGCATCTACGGCGTGCTGGACGCACTCGCCGACCAGGGGTTCGTGAAGGTCATCCCGGGGCGCCCGAAGGAGTACCAGTCACGCGCGCCCGCCGAGATCGTCGACCGGGCGAAGGAGAACCGGCGGCAGGCCTACGAATCGGCGGCGAAGGAGCTGGAGGCCGGACGCGAGGCGTTCCTCGCGGAGTTCGGCCCCCAGTTCGACTCCGCCACCGAGGACGTGCGCCCGGCCGAGGAGCTGTTCCACGTCGTCGACGTCGGCGAGCCCAGCGAGTCCGAGACGCGCCGGCTCTACCACGAGGCCGAGCGCGAGGTGCGGGTTCTCACGAAGTCCTGGGAGTACCTCGACAGCGTCGCGCCGGCGCTGGCCGACGCGCTCGACAGGGGCCTCGGCGTCCGGGTGCTGTTCCTCCACCCCGACCGCCTGAGTGGCGAGAACCGCCGCATCCAGGCAGGTATCGTCGACCGCCTGCACGAGGAGTTCCCCGGCGTCGACTTCCGCTTCGCGACGGGGACGCTTCCGTGGCGCGGGACCCTCACCGACCCACCGACCGACGCGGGCGGCAGGGGCGACGAACCGGGCGGGGAGGCCATCTTCCTCGTCGAGGAGCCCGACGTACCGAACCATATGCGGCAGGCCGCCATCACGGAGAACGAGTCGTTCGTGGCCGGGCTGAAGCGGTTCTTCGACCTCGTGTGGGAGCACGAGTCGGTACCGAGCCGCGGCGAGTGA
- the aglJ gene encoding S-layer glycoprotein N-glycosyltransferase AglJ codes for MDREDVCVLLPTLDEAETVGSVVQGFRDEGFENVLVVDGHSTDGTREIAREHGARVVQQSGIGKGQAVREGLTHVDAPVVLMADADWTYRPEDAGAMLEPIFEGRAEHVIGDRFADMEEGAMSRLNQVGNRIVNRAFSVIHGRDLQDILSGYRAFTLESVERYALRSDGFGIETELSVECVKHGTATEVVPITYGARPDDSETNLHPVRDGANIFLTLYKLAKTNNPLFYFGSVGGVSGLVGLAVAAYVGYDFVVNGVSHEALAVVAASGIILGVQLIMFGVLSDIIVTVNREQTRRLEELAEQLSAGDSATGRPGHGDSTTAPTEAASAPADSADSADVPDSSGESDSRPETDPAQVGADGED; via the coding sequence ATGGACCGCGAGGACGTCTGCGTGCTGTTGCCGACGCTCGACGAGGCAGAGACCGTCGGGAGCGTCGTCCAGGGCTTCCGCGACGAGGGGTTCGAGAACGTCCTCGTCGTCGACGGACACTCCACCGACGGGACCCGGGAGATCGCCCGCGAACACGGGGCACGCGTCGTCCAGCAGAGCGGCATCGGCAAGGGCCAGGCCGTCCGCGAGGGCCTGACGCACGTCGACGCGCCGGTCGTGCTGATGGCCGATGCCGACTGGACCTATCGACCGGAGGACGCCGGAGCGATGCTCGAACCCATCTTCGAAGGGCGCGCCGAGCACGTCATCGGCGACCGGTTCGCCGACATGGAGGAGGGTGCGATGTCCCGGCTCAACCAGGTCGGCAACCGCATCGTCAACCGGGCGTTCTCCGTCATCCATGGGCGCGACCTGCAGGACATCCTCAGCGGCTACCGGGCGTTCACGCTGGAGTCCGTCGAGCGGTACGCCCTCCGCTCGGACGGGTTCGGTATCGAGACGGAGCTCAGCGTCGAGTGCGTGAAACACGGGACCGCCACCGAGGTCGTCCCCATCACCTACGGCGCGCGCCCCGACGATTCCGAGACGAACCTCCATCCGGTCCGGGACGGGGCCAACATCTTCCTCACGCTGTACAAACTGGCGAAGACGAACAACCCCCTGTTCTACTTCGGGAGCGTCGGGGGCGTGAGCGGCCTCGTCGGGCTGGCCGTGGCGGCGTACGTCGGCTACGACTTCGTCGTCAACGGGGTGTCCCACGAGGCGCTGGCCGTGGTGGCCGCGTCGGGCATCATCCTCGGGGTCCAGCTGATCATGTTCGGGGTCCTCTCGGACATCATCGTCACGGTCAACCGGGAGCAGACCCGCCGGCTCGAGGAACTGGCCGAGCAGCTCTCGGCGGGGGACTCCGCCACGGGGCGGCCCGGACACGGTGACTCGACGACCGCCCCCACCGAGGCGGCTTCCGCCCCCGCAGACAGCGCCGACAGCGCCGACGTCCCGGACTCGTCCGGCGAATCGGACAGCCGGCCGGAGACGGACCCGGCCCAGGTCGGCGCCGACGGCGAGGACTGA
- a CDS encoding HAD family hydrolase — MSPYDAVLFDNDGVLVEPPAPTTQAAAIEAAFESVGVPDVDPAHVDALRHGVTVERLRDIAAAYDLDPAALWAARERFDEDSQVDAFRAGDRTTYDDVDAVGRVDGPRGVVSNNHHSTVAFVLDHFDLGGWFDTHYGRPMTVESLDLKKPNTHYLDRALADLDAASALYVGDSASDVVAAERAGLDSAFVRREHCPAVPEGVAPTHVVDGLDEVAAIANDGDAGGAEGGSGDRKRDRTGSGDESDAA, encoded by the coding sequence GTGTCCCCGTACGATGCGGTCCTCTTCGACAACGACGGTGTACTGGTCGAGCCGCCGGCTCCGACGACGCAGGCGGCCGCCATCGAGGCGGCCTTCGAGTCCGTCGGCGTCCCCGACGTCGACCCGGCCCACGTCGACGCCCTCCGACACGGCGTGACCGTCGAGCGCCTCCGTGACATTGCGGCGGCCTACGACCTGGACCCGGCGGCGCTCTGGGCCGCGCGCGAGCGGTTCGACGAGGACTCTCAGGTCGATGCCTTCCGGGCCGGCGACCGGACGACGTACGACGATGTCGACGCCGTGGGCAGGGTCGACGGCCCGCGCGGTGTCGTCAGCAACAACCACCACAGCACCGTCGCGTTCGTGCTGGACCACTTCGACCTCGGCGGCTGGTTCGACACCCACTACGGTCGCCCGATGACCGTCGAGAGCCTCGACCTGAAGAAGCCGAACACGCACTATCTCGACCGGGCGCTGGCCGATCTCGACGCCGCGTCGGCGCTCTACGTCGGCGACAGCGCGAGCGACGTGGTGGCGGCCGAGCGGGCGGGGCTGGACTCGGCCTTCGTCCGGCGCGAGCACTGCCCCGCGGTGCCCGAGGGCGTGGCGCCGACCCACGTCGTCGACGGGCTGGACGAGGTCGCGGCCATCGCGAACGACGGCGACGCGGGGGGTGCCGAGGGCGGGAGCGGCGACCGGAAGCGAGACCGGACCG